A stretch of the Streptomyces ortus genome encodes the following:
- a CDS encoding MupA/Atu3671 family FMN-dependent luciferase-like monooxygenase has product MEFSLIFFSGDEKNKYRFVFDAARYADENGFTAIWTPERHFHRFGGLYPNPSVLGAALAGATQRLGIRAGSVVLPLHSPIRVAEEWAVVDNLSHGRAGIALATGFSPVDFAINPDGWQDRRQRTFDAVDTIRELWEGAPVSAQDALGNYVELELHPQPVQPQLPIWLTCTKSPDTFETAGRLGCNVLTALIDMTNEELEDKLALYYKTLQDYGHDPDDVTVTLMLHTFIGTDLEEVRETVRPPFTDYLRSFLTVIDSQKKNLAPGAGVRDMSQADQDQLIGFAFDKYFEKGALLGTPDSCTAVVDRFKGMGVKEIACLIDFGVDEQLVVESLSHLNELRRRYA; this is encoded by the coding sequence ATGGAATTCAGTCTGATCTTCTTCTCCGGGGACGAGAAGAACAAGTACCGGTTCGTCTTCGACGCCGCCAGGTACGCCGACGAGAACGGCTTCACCGCCATCTGGACCCCCGAACGCCACTTCCACCGCTTCGGTGGCCTCTACCCCAACCCCTCCGTACTGGGAGCCGCGCTGGCCGGTGCCACCCAGCGCCTCGGCATCCGCGCGGGCAGCGTCGTACTGCCCCTGCACAGCCCGATCCGGGTGGCCGAGGAGTGGGCCGTGGTCGACAACCTGTCCCACGGCCGGGCCGGCATCGCCCTGGCCACCGGGTTCAGTCCGGTGGACTTCGCCATCAACCCGGACGGCTGGCAGGACCGGCGGCAGCGCACCTTCGACGCCGTGGACACCATCCGCGAACTCTGGGAGGGCGCACCGGTCTCGGCCCAGGACGCGCTCGGCAACTACGTCGAACTGGAACTGCACCCCCAGCCGGTCCAGCCCCAGCTGCCGATCTGGCTCACCTGCACCAAGAGCCCGGACACCTTCGAGACGGCCGGCCGCCTCGGCTGCAACGTACTGACCGCCCTGATCGACATGACCAACGAGGAGCTGGAGGACAAACTCGCCCTCTACTACAAGACCCTCCAGGACTACGGGCACGACCCGGACGACGTCACCGTCACCCTCATGCTGCACACGTTCATCGGCACCGACCTGGAGGAGGTGCGGGAGACCGTCCGGCCGCCCTTCACGGACTACCTGCGTTCCTTCCTGACCGTCATCGACTCGCAGAAGAAGAACCTCGCGCCGGGAGCCGGGGTGCGGGACATGTCCCAGGCCGACCAGGACCAGCTCATCGGGTTCGCCTTCGACAAGTACTTCGAGAAGGGCGCGCTGCTGGGCACCCCCGACTCCTGCACCGCGGTGGTCGACCGCTTCAAAGGCATGGGCGTCAAGGAGATCGCCTGTCTCATCGACTTCGGCGTGGACGAACAACTCGTCGTCGAGAGCCTGAGCCACCTCAACGAACTACGGAGGCGCTACGCATGA
- a CDS encoding condensation domain-containing protein, whose translation MTAGVPAELAARLSALTPEQLGLLRARLREQAPRAQVRLTPGQERLWRAHHTAAGRPVDVVCQAVRLTGTPVDLDLLADRVQGFVRAHDALRTTFREHDGVVRPVVHEDLPARLVRTRCPAGPEQAHALAREMAHEPFDLAEGPLLRVALAEGAAAEEVWLLVVVHNLVFDAWSFELLLDELARDPAVPAPATRPFGRFALDQAESASGPQGRAAARFWADELADAPPPPATDRPRGQAPSGTGGRVDLTLPGAVAQGITDAARGSAATAYAGWAAVAWAALAEFSGRPDVLLGTFTANRDGPNAQQTVGYLLNVLPLRLRDPGDGTWAARIRATHAASKRGLWHASYPGELITTERRLPGLHPLFDVAFVFDSPAVARTAHGAVVATYDVDKGVARYGLTIVVHPAPEGASGWIEYDTALYDRSTVARLAERFTALAAQASGAAGRASREADR comes from the coding sequence ATGACCGCCGGTGTCCCCGCGGAGCTGGCCGCCCGGCTCTCCGCGCTCACTCCCGAGCAACTGGGCCTGCTGCGGGCCCGGTTACGTGAGCAGGCCCCCCGCGCACAGGTCCGGCTGACCCCGGGCCAGGAGCGGCTGTGGCGCGCCCACCACACCGCCGCAGGGCGGCCCGTGGACGTGGTCTGCCAGGCCGTGCGCCTGACCGGAACCCCGGTCGACCTCGACCTGCTGGCCGACCGAGTCCAGGGTTTCGTCCGCGCCCACGACGCGCTGCGCACCACTTTCCGGGAACACGACGGCGTCGTACGACCGGTGGTGCACGAGGACCTGCCTGCCCGGCTGGTCCGCACCCGCTGCCCCGCGGGACCGGAGCAGGCACACGCCCTGGCCCGTGAAATGGCGCACGAACCGTTCGACCTGGCCGAAGGGCCCCTCCTGCGGGTGGCCCTGGCCGAGGGGGCCGCCGCCGAGGAGGTCTGGCTGCTGGTCGTCGTGCACAACCTGGTCTTCGACGCCTGGTCCTTCGAGCTGCTCCTCGACGAACTCGCCCGTGACCCCGCCGTGCCCGCTCCCGCGACACGTCCCTTCGGCCGTTTCGCCCTGGATCAGGCCGAGTCGGCCTCCGGACCGCAGGGCCGGGCGGCGGCCCGCTTCTGGGCGGACGAACTGGCGGACGCCCCGCCTCCGCCCGCCACCGACCGCCCCCGGGGACAGGCTCCCTCCGGCACCGGCGGGCGCGTGGACCTCACCCTGCCCGGCGCCGTGGCCCAGGGCATCACAGACGCGGCCCGCGGCTCGGCCGCCACCGCCTACGCCGGCTGGGCGGCCGTCGCGTGGGCCGCGCTCGCCGAGTTCAGCGGCCGACCGGACGTGCTGCTCGGCACCTTCACCGCCAACCGCGACGGGCCGAACGCCCAGCAGACCGTCGGCTACCTGCTCAACGTCCTGCCGCTGCGCCTGCGCGACCCCGGCGACGGCACCTGGGCGGCGAGGATCCGGGCCACCCACGCGGCGTCGAAACGGGGGCTGTGGCACGCGTCGTACCCAGGAGAGCTGATCACCACCGAACGCCGGCTCCCCGGCCTGCACCCGCTCTTCGACGTGGCGTTCGTGTTCGACAGCCCGGCCGTTGCCCGCACGGCACACGGCGCCGTCGTGGCCACGTACGACGTGGACAAGGGCGTGGCCCGCTACGGCCTGACGATCGTGGTCCACCCCGCCCCCGAAGGTGCCTCCGGCTGGATCGAGTACGACACCGCGCTGTACGACAGGAGCACGGTGGCCCGGCTGGCCGAGCGGTTCACGGCACTGGCCGCGCAGGCGTCCGGCGCGGCGGGCCGGGCGTCGCGAGAGGCGGACCGGTGA
- a CDS encoding acyl carrier protein: MITPRLCAAAYELGEYEAAVAELPELTAVPDVAAELTSPAAGFRVYRWSQAPLTELMAAAAQKCLATAGVPGKAVDTVLLATDSLPHDRGAHRDVADLLRETGMTGATVATLGLMDCATAMFALGNAASLVRDGTARHVMVISGDLADLSTGGERLVAGGAAIASDGAAAALVSADAPGLPVLAMAHHGTAEERRDAPPHQRLTARLTAYRELFNGLSDRYRVRPDRSLVLPSNFARNVMEMYLADIGFDSRRIAMDNVGRIAHCQGSDPLIHLADRLGAPEPATGPGTPREYVLLGAGMSHLAAVLLGADALPAEGESR, encoded by the coding sequence GTGATCACGCCGCGGCTGTGCGCCGCCGCCTACGAACTGGGCGAGTACGAGGCTGCCGTCGCCGAGCTGCCGGAGCTGACCGCCGTGCCGGACGTGGCGGCCGAACTGACCTCCCCGGCGGCCGGGTTCCGCGTCTACCGCTGGTCGCAGGCGCCCCTGACGGAGCTGATGGCCGCAGCCGCGCAGAAGTGCCTGGCCACGGCCGGTGTCCCGGGAAAGGCCGTGGACACGGTACTGCTCGCCACGGACTCCCTGCCGCACGATCGCGGCGCCCACCGCGATGTCGCCGACCTGCTCCGGGAGACCGGCATGACCGGCGCCACGGTCGCCACCCTCGGTCTGATGGACTGCGCCACGGCGATGTTCGCGCTGGGCAACGCGGCCTCACTGGTCCGGGACGGCACCGCACGGCACGTCATGGTCATCAGCGGTGACCTGGCCGACCTCTCGACCGGCGGGGAGCGCCTCGTGGCCGGGGGCGCGGCCATCGCCAGCGACGGGGCCGCCGCCGCCCTGGTCTCCGCCGACGCACCGGGGCTGCCCGTCCTGGCCATGGCCCATCACGGCACGGCCGAGGAACGCCGGGACGCGCCGCCGCACCAGCGGCTGACCGCCCGCCTGACCGCCTACCGGGAGCTGTTCAACGGCCTGTCGGACCGGTACCGCGTCCGGCCGGACAGGTCGCTCGTCCTGCCCAGCAACTTCGCGCGCAACGTGATGGAGATGTACCTCGCCGACATCGGATTCGACAGCCGGCGGATCGCGATGGACAACGTGGGCCGTATCGCCCACTGCCAGGGCAGCGACCCGCTGATCCACCTCGCCGACCGGCTCGGCGCACCGGAGCCCGCCACCGGCCCGGGCACCCCGCGGGAGTACGTACTGCTGGGCGCCGGCATGTCCCATCTGGCCGCGGTGCTGCTCGGCGCCGACGCGCTCCCGGCGGAGGGGGAATCCCGTTGA
- a CDS encoding flavin reductase family protein produces the protein MTIHATATEPVTASLLRTTARCLPTGVTVVTSGLGPDVHGMTVNSFTTLSLAPPLVSFNVRHDARIRGLVERTGGFVVNVLAAEQSELARWFANRNRPLGAESFAEVRTEGEPVTGGVRIAGTVGYFACRLVRSVELGDHILMVGLVQECGAREKVPQLLFVDGELRGTGSRPAEPPRAGAGAGTGTGTGTGTGTGTGEQ, from the coding sequence TTGACCATCCATGCCACGGCCACCGAACCGGTGACCGCCTCGCTGCTGCGCACCACCGCCCGCTGCCTTCCCACCGGGGTCACCGTGGTGACCAGCGGGCTGGGGCCCGACGTCCACGGTATGACGGTCAACTCCTTCACGACCCTGTCGCTGGCACCCCCGCTGGTCTCCTTCAACGTGCGGCACGACGCCAGGATCAGGGGGCTGGTGGAGCGGACCGGCGGTTTCGTCGTCAACGTCCTCGCCGCCGAACAGAGCGAGCTGGCCCGCTGGTTCGCCAACCGGAACCGCCCGCTGGGCGCGGAGAGCTTCGCCGAGGTACGCACCGAGGGTGAGCCGGTGACCGGCGGTGTGCGCATCGCCGGGACCGTCGGGTACTTCGCCTGCCGGCTCGTACGGTCCGTCGAACTCGGCGACCACATCCTGATGGTCGGTCTGGTGCAGGAGTGCGGCGCCCGCGAGAAGGTACCTCAACTGCTCTTCGTGGACGGGGAGTTGCGCGGGACTGGGTCACGCCCCGCCGAACCGCCCCGAGCCGGTGCCGGTGCCGGGACAGGGACGGGGACGGGGACGGGGACGGGGACAGGGACGGGGGAACAGTGA
- a CDS encoding GNAT family N-acetyltransferase, with the protein MTAPRIRALQESDYPSLIAQVDDWWGRPAAHMLPRLFLRHFHSTSLAAVTDQGALAGFLVGIVSPSEPGEAHTHFIAVAPGHRGTGLGRVLYGRFFELAGKRGCRTVTAVVSPGNTRSQRFHLATGFEPVPLPSAGPPDPNSPPDPSSPPDPEGLPVWKDWDGPGEDRVRFSYAL; encoded by the coding sequence ATGACCGCACCGCGCATCCGCGCGCTCCAGGAGTCGGACTATCCCTCGCTGATCGCCCAGGTGGACGACTGGTGGGGCCGCCCGGCAGCTCACATGCTGCCCAGACTGTTCCTGCGCCACTTCCACTCGACCAGCCTGGCGGCCGTGACCGACCAGGGGGCGCTCGCGGGCTTCCTGGTCGGCATCGTCTCGCCCTCCGAACCGGGGGAGGCGCACACCCACTTCATCGCGGTCGCCCCCGGCCACCGCGGAACCGGCCTCGGCCGTGTGCTTTACGGGCGGTTCTTCGAACTGGCCGGCAAACGGGGCTGCCGGACCGTCACCGCCGTCGTGTCACCCGGCAACACCCGGTCCCAGCGCTTCCATCTCGCGACGGGGTTCGAGCCGGTGCCCCTGCCGTCGGCGGGCCCGCCGGACCCGAACAGCCCGCCGGACCCGAGCAGTCCGCCGGACCCGGAGGGGTTGCCCGTCTGGAAGGACTGGGACGGCCCGGGGGAGGACCGCGTCCGGTTCTCGTACGCACTGTGA
- a CDS encoding acyl-CoA dehydrogenase family protein produces the protein MPNILITERAVLDKALPGFDARLAELGTAAVEDPGTHVIEEFREAGGGNVLIPVALGGGGLNCLDGARLQRAVGSRAPSLAVASTMHHYKVAWLAHVLGEGAADVLSEIVGRRLLVSSCGAEGASGKQLFAPGIEVAAARGGGLRLTGSKRPCSLVGSMGLLTLLAPGPPDSPYAGDLLIVMVPAGTAGLRREPFWGNHALRAAQTDAVVLDDVFVPDHMIVPLGGPEQAAGRLNSLMARFLILITAAYVGIATGQVERVFTDGRGQAGDRVAAFGPLETVSAAVEALARELDDGSPEEALMGRILLVRYTAQRAIAEATDRVLELMGGMSFVRDGHGVDLLAASRALAFHPPSEHTMREPLDAWLSGGRLSLL, from the coding sequence ATGCCGAACATACTCATCACCGAGCGGGCCGTCCTCGACAAGGCGCTGCCCGGCTTCGACGCCCGGCTGGCCGAACTGGGCACGGCGGCCGTCGAGGACCCCGGCACCCACGTCATCGAGGAGTTCCGGGAAGCCGGCGGCGGCAACGTCCTCATCCCCGTCGCCCTGGGCGGCGGCGGCCTGAACTGTCTGGACGGGGCGCGGCTCCAGCGGGCGGTGGGCAGCCGGGCCCCCTCGCTGGCCGTGGCGTCCACCATGCACCACTACAAGGTGGCCTGGCTGGCGCACGTGCTGGGCGAGGGGGCGGCCGACGTGCTCTCGGAGATCGTCGGCCGGCGGCTGCTCGTCTCCTCCTGCGGTGCCGAGGGCGCTTCCGGCAAACAGCTCTTCGCACCCGGCATCGAGGTGGCCGCGGCGAGGGGCGGCGGTCTGCGGCTCACCGGTTCCAAACGGCCCTGTTCCCTGGTCGGGTCGATGGGCCTGCTGACCCTGCTGGCGCCCGGGCCGCCGGATTCGCCGTACGCGGGCGACCTGCTGATCGTGATGGTGCCCGCCGGGACGGCCGGGCTGCGCCGGGAGCCGTTCTGGGGCAACCACGCCCTACGGGCCGCACAGACCGACGCCGTGGTGCTGGACGACGTGTTCGTCCCGGACCACATGATCGTCCCGCTGGGCGGCCCGGAGCAGGCGGCCGGCCGGCTCAACTCGCTCATGGCACGTTTCCTGATCCTGATCACCGCCGCGTACGTGGGCATCGCGACCGGCCAGGTGGAGCGGGTCTTCACCGACGGACGAGGACAGGCCGGCGACCGGGTGGCGGCCTTCGGCCCCCTGGAGACGGTGTCGGCCGCCGTCGAGGCGCTCGCCCGTGAGCTGGACGACGGTTCACCGGAGGAAGCGCTCATGGGCCGCATCCTGCTGGTCCGGTACACCGCCCAGCGGGCGATCGCGGAGGCCACCGACCGGGTCCTGGAGCTGATGGGCGGCATGTCCTTCGTGCGCGACGGCCACGGGGTGGACCTGCTGGCCGCCAGTCGCGCCCTGGCCTTCCACCCTCCGTCGGAGCACACCATGCGGGAGCCGCTGGACGCGTGGCTGAGCGGGGGCCGCCTCTCGCTGCTGTGA
- a CDS encoding 3-deoxy-7-phosphoheptulonate synthase has product MSPMPPWSPRAGAGAGAGTGAGTDAEAHPPLLWPGEAEELRGKLAAAARGEAFLLHAGSSTPPGAFPRTEHVTRQLTLLAQGVVVLSYALGVPVVPVAELHAPPAEGHTRHTGSAGPAAAPDIHQTAASAVALNLVRAFGGGVRPDVSWAHELNRAFVASSPERARYEPLTGRIGSALSFLHACAGRSAVLPRPAVSRPAPVDDSAPPPTGEPGGARWDLAGHLVWLHHSAGVGHVPAGAAAGTGNPVGVVVEADTTHDAVLTLIDRLDPERSAGRLTFLTRFGADRITDVLPELVQKVASTEAEVVWACDPWHRNRRDPAAVLAEAAAFVRLHRTLGTHAGGLHLPAHDGTAGLPGALDLVFALASTAPGRSG; this is encoded by the coding sequence ATGTCGCCGATGCCACCGTGGTCCCCGCGGGCCGGGGCCGGGGCCGGGGCCGGGACCGGGGCCGGGACCGACGCCGAGGCGCACCCGCCCCTGCTGTGGCCGGGAGAGGCCGAGGAACTGCGTGGCAAGCTGGCCGCCGCCGCTCGGGGTGAGGCCTTCCTGCTCCACGCGGGCAGCAGCACCCCGCCGGGAGCGTTCCCCCGCACCGAGCACGTCACCCGGCAACTGACCCTGCTGGCACAGGGCGTGGTCGTCCTGTCCTACGCGCTCGGCGTCCCGGTCGTGCCCGTCGCCGAGCTCCACGCGCCCCCCGCCGAAGGACACACCCGGCACACCGGATCCGCCGGACCCGCCGCGGCCCCGGACATCCACCAGACGGCCGCGTCCGCCGTCGCCCTCAACCTCGTCAGGGCGTTCGGCGGCGGTGTCCGCCCGGACGTGTCATGGGCGCACGAACTGAACCGGGCGTTCGTCGCGAGTTCCCCCGAGCGCGCCCGCTACGAGCCGCTGACCGGCAGGATCGGCTCCGCGCTGAGTTTCCTGCACGCCTGCGCGGGCAGGTCCGCGGTGTTGCCGAGGCCCGCCGTCAGCCGCCCCGCCCCCGTGGACGACTCCGCCCCGCCCCCGACCGGCGAGCCCGGCGGCGCCCGGTGGGACCTCGCGGGCCACCTGGTCTGGCTGCACCACTCGGCCGGGGTCGGTCACGTACCGGCCGGTGCCGCCGCCGGGACCGGCAACCCGGTCGGCGTGGTGGTGGAGGCCGACACCACCCACGACGCCGTCCTCACCCTGATCGACCGGCTGGACCCGGAACGCTCGGCGGGACGGCTCACCTTCCTCACCCGGTTCGGCGCGGACCGGATCACCGACGTCCTGCCGGAACTGGTGCAGAAGGTCGCCTCCACCGAGGCCGAGGTCGTCTGGGCCTGCGACCCCTGGCACCGCAACCGCCGGGACCCGGCGGCCGTCCTCGCCGAGGCCGCCGCCTTCGTCCGACTGCACCGGACGCTCGGCACCCACGCGGGCGGCCTCCACCTGCCCGCGCACGACGGGACCGCCGGCCTTCCCGGCGCACTGGACCTGGTCTTCGCGCTCGCCTCGACGGCCCCCGGCCGGAGCGGCTAG